In one window of Ruminococcus hominis DNA:
- a CDS encoding helix-turn-helix domain-containing protein: MQIGEKIKNYRKTAGLTQEQVADYLDVSTPAVNKWEKGNTYPDISLLPAIARLLKIDMNELFSFREELTEKEIGQFVNGLSEVSLDSFIKAFEMGKNKIKEYPHCDSLIYSIATVLNAALTLSDVDDEKKLECNNVIVEWLERTAESPNEKVRISSIFMLAAKYIQMEKYKEANIFLDKIPDTAIDATIMKTNVLAHQEGTDIAAFFLEGKLMQTVTNIQNYLYKLIEMEEETGNHCKAEEIAEITEHMVSLFGLWDYGKVVPHLLIAVYRKDVEKCIQLIKEVLMESQKPWKMVESPLYYRYADTVQGKSFSGVGNNFVRALATEIENKEEYEFLKGNKELEAIFSQYLK, translated from the coding sequence ATGCAAATTGGTGAGAAGATAAAAAACTATCGGAAAACTGCGGGATTAACACAAGAACAGGTGGCGGATTATTTGGACGTTTCTACTCCTGCGGTAAATAAATGGGAAAAAGGAAACACATATCCAGATATATCATTACTTCCGGCAATTGCTCGATTATTAAAAATTGATATGAATGAACTATTTTCATTTCGTGAAGAATTGACAGAAAAAGAGATTGGACAATTTGTGAATGGGCTTTCGGAAGTTTCATTGGATAGCTTTATAAAAGCTTTTGAGATGGGAAAAAATAAAATAAAGGAATATCCTCATTGTGATTCGTTGATTTATTCAATTGCTACTGTTTTAAATGCGGCGTTAACTTTATCCGATGTCGATGATGAGAAAAAGTTGGAATGCAATAATGTGATTGTTGAATGGCTGGAACGAACTGCTGAAAGTCCGAATGAAAAGGTAAGGATTTCCAGTATTTTTATGCTTGCAGCGAAATATATACAAATGGAAAAATATAAAGAAGCAAATATCTTTTTGGATAAAATTCCAGATACTGCGATAGATGCCACAATTATGAAAACGAATGTACTAGCACACCAGGAAGGGACAGATATTGCAGCGTTCTTTTTAGAGGGAAAACTGATGCAGACAGTTACGAATATACAAAACTATCTGTATAAGTTGATAGAAATGGAAGAAGAAACCGGAAATCATTGTAAAGCAGAGGAGATTGCCGAAATCACAGAACATATGGTATCGTTATTTGGTCTGTGGGATTACGGTAAAGTAGTACCACATCTATTGATTGCCGTGTATCGAAAGGATGTAGAAAAATGTATTCAGTTGATAAAAGAAGTGCTGATGGAGTCACAGAAGCCATGGAAGATGGTGGAATCACCTTTATATTACAGATATGCGGATACAGTACAGGGAAAATCTTTTTCAGGCGTTGGAAATAATTTTGTTCGTGCATTAGCTACAGAAATTGAAAATAAAGAAGAGTATGAATTTTTGAAAGGAAATAAAGAATTGGAGGCGATTTTTTCTCAATATTTGAAATAG
- a CDS encoding helix-turn-helix transcriptional regulator has product MELSIQIKKYRTELHLSQEELAEKVYVTRQTISNWENEKSYPDIHSLLLLSSLFNVSLDQLIKGDIEKMKEIISEQEVKKFNYYGSIYTVHLAVLIISAVPLLMWLGRYAYIPFGILFIITQYWALKVEKLKKKNDIQTYKEIVAFTEGKKLDELHKAVEVGKRPYQNILKVIISAGVTAMICFLIGVLMHLFLN; this is encoded by the coding sequence ATGGAGCTGAGTATACAGATAAAAAAATACCGAACAGAGCTTCATCTATCACAGGAGGAATTGGCAGAAAAGGTATATGTAACAAGACAGACAATTTCTAATTGGGAAAACGAAAAGAGTTATCCTGATATTCATAGCTTGTTACTTCTTAGTTCATTGTTTAATGTATCTCTCGATCAATTAATTAAAGGAGATATAGAGAAAATGAAAGAAATTATTAGCGAGCAAGAAGTTAAAAAGTTTAATTATTATGGTTCCATCTATACAGTTCATTTGGCTGTGTTGATTATATCGGCAGTACCTTTGCTTATGTGGCTCGGAAGGTATGCGTATATTCCGTTTGGGATTTTATTTATTATTACACAGTACTGGGCGTTAAAGGTTGAAAAACTAAAAAAGAAAAATGATATACAAACCTATAAGGAAATTGTTGCATTTACGGAGGGAAAAAAATTGGATGAACTTCATAAGGCAGTTGAAGTGGGAAAACGTCCTTATCAAAATATATTAAAAGTTATTATCAGTGCGGGTGTTACAGCGATGATTTGCTTCTTAATTGGAGTACTGATGCACTTATTCTTGAATTAA
- a CDS encoding TnpV protein, with translation MEKHVYDEKNGLSYTLCGDYYLPDLVLNEEEPTYGKYGMLRKQFLKEYRPIRYQNLLLSGKLTAHLNQIDQEVTEQVEVLMKQMAEKQGVNENLKRQDQMKWVRLMNNIKVSAEEIVLKERVYM, from the coding sequence ATGGAAAAACACGTTTATGATGAAAAGAACGGATTAAGCTATACTCTGTGTGGAGATTATTATTTGCCGGATCTGGTATTGAATGAAGAAGAACCGACATATGGAAAATATGGAATGTTACGGAAACAGTTTTTGAAAGAGTATAGACCAATACGGTATCAAAACTTGTTATTATCTGGCAAGCTGACAGCACATCTGAATCAGATTGACCAGGAAGTAACAGAGCAGGTCGAAGTGTTAATGAAACAGATGGCAGAAAAACAGGGCGTGAACGAAAACTTAAAGAGGCAGGATCAGATGAAGTGGGTTAGATTGATGAATAATATCAAAGTTAGTGCGGAAGAAATTGTGTTGAAAGAGAGGGTATATATGTGA
- a CDS encoding toll/interleukin-1 receptor domain-containing protein encodes MRIFISHKLEDAATANLIAKELREIKVECYLDLLDNSITENGKALTDHIRANLNDCTDIIVVMSSITRFSQWVPFEVGMAAQKDMPTATFLKEDVSLPDFLQYWPRLKRYTDIKKYVLARNDVDREYRFIYESVSQQRKTEHFYDVLKQRL; translated from the coding sequence ATGCGGATATTTATATCTCATAAATTAGAAGATGCAGCTACGGCAAATTTGATAGCAAAAGAATTGCGAGAAATTAAAGTGGAATGTTATCTTGACTTGCTTGACAATTCCATAACAGAAAACGGTAAAGCTTTAACTGATCACATACGTGCAAACTTGAATGATTGCACAGACATAATTGTTGTTATGTCGAGTATAACAAGATTTTCACAGTGGGTTCCATTTGAAGTAGGTATGGCAGCACAAAAAGATATGCCGACAGCGACTTTTTTAAAGGAAGATGTTTCTTTGCCAGACTTTTTGCAATATTGGCCTCGATTAAAGAGATATACGGATATAAAAAAATACGTGTTAGCGAGAAATGACGTGGATAGAGAATATCGCTTTATTTATGAATCTGTGAGCCAACAGCGAAAAACAGAACATTTTTATGATGTGTTAAAACAACGTTTATAA
- a CDS encoding caspase family protein, whose product MRKALCVGIDCYEHVDDLHGCVNDANSVKAALERNGDGTLNFEVKLMCATSEASYINRNDLRDAIENLFKTDSEIAVLYYSGHGSFDALGGYLCTSEIQRPDEGVSLNEVMGFVAQSKARNKIIILDSCFSGAISNPVEMQNYSVLHNGTTILAACGPSEYASEENGHGIFTSLLVEALYGGAMNLLGEVSPGSIYSYIDRSLGAWDEQRPLFKANISSFVSLRKNAPPIPIAELRQITEIFTSQYDEYPLDPTYEPDKHEADVKDVNKEHEAIFATLQRFVKLNLVIPVGEEHMYYAAIHHKSCKLTAQGQHYWQLVNKNTI is encoded by the coding sequence ATGAGAAAAGCATTGTGTGTAGGAATTGATTGTTATGAGCATGTGGATGATTTGCATGGTTGTGTAAATGATGCTAATTCAGTAAAAGCAGCTTTAGAGCGAAATGGGGATGGAACTTTAAATTTTGAAGTAAAACTCATGTGTGCTACCAGTGAGGCATCATATATAAACAGAAATGATTTAAGGGATGCTATAGAAAATTTATTTAAAACTGATTCGGAAATAGCAGTTTTATATTATTCAGGTCATGGTTCATTCGATGCATTAGGAGGATATTTATGTACGAGTGAAATACAACGTCCTGATGAAGGTGTGTCATTAAATGAAGTGATGGGATTTGTGGCACAATCGAAAGCAAGAAATAAGATTATTATATTGGATAGTTGTTTTAGTGGAGCAATTTCTAATCCTGTAGAAATGCAGAATTATTCTGTGTTACATAATGGAACAACAATACTTGCGGCTTGTGGACCATCAGAATATGCTTCAGAAGAAAATGGACATGGCATTTTTACTTCTCTTTTAGTTGAAGCATTGTATGGTGGTGCTATGAATTTATTAGGTGAAGTGTCACCAGGTAGCATCTATTCTTATATTGATCGTTCATTGGGAGCGTGGGATGAGCAAAGACCGTTATTTAAGGCCAACATTAGTAGCTTTGTTTCATTAAGAAAAAATGCACCGCCGATTCCGATTGCAGAATTACGACAAATAACGGAAATATTTACTTCACAATATGATGAATATCCATTAGATCCAACTTATGAACCTGATAAACATGAAGCAGATGTTAAAGATGTAAACAAAGAGCATGAAGCTATATTCGCAACTTTGCAAAGATTTGTAAAATTGAATTTGGTAATTCCGGTGGGAGAAGAACATATGTATTATGCTGCAATTCATCATAAATCTTGTAAGTTAACGGCACAGGGACAACATTATTGGCAACTGGTAAATAAGAATACCATCTAA